In Streptomyces sp. 71268, the DNA window TCGCCGAGCGGGGCTGGATCACGGCCCCGGACGACCCCGCGGGCAAGCGCATCACCTGGAACTACGTGCTGATGCTGCGTACCGGCAAGGGCGGGGCCATCACGGAGCTGAAGGCCCTGTGGGGGAGGTCGGACCTTGCCGTCACGGACTGATCCCCCGCTCGCCCGCACCCCCCGAGGAGACACCCATGGCCGATGAGGCGACCCTGAAACACCTGGCGCTGGAGTACGCCCGGCGCATGAACGCCGGCGATGTCGAGGCCGTGCTGGAACTCTTCTCGGACGACATCGTCTTCGAGGACCCGGTGGGCGCGCCGCCGCTGATCGGCAAGGAGGCGCTGCGCGGGCACATCGCCTGGTCCATCGAGTGCCAGGTGCACGAGGAGCCGGGCCGGCCCGTGGTCTCGATGGACGGCAGGAGCGTGGCCGTGCCGACGACGGTGACGGTGTACGCGCCGACCAAGCTGACGTTCCAGATCGTCGGCATCATCGAGCTGGGCGACGACGATCTGGTGCGGCACGCGCGGGCCTACTGGGGCATCACCGACACCAAGGTCGGCGACGGTCCGGAGCTGTCCGGCGTGGCGCACTTCATGGCCGTGACCCAAAACCTCGCCAAGATGGTGCAGGCCAAGGGCAGCCCTAGCCCGACTTAAGCGGTGCCGGACATCATCGCAGCGTCGCCGCGTCGTGCCTGGCGCGGTGCCGGGCGGACCGGCAGCCGGCCCGCGTCGATCGTCAGGGAAGCCGGGGACTTCCGCGTCGTACCAACGGCCCGGGGCCTACCTCCGGCCGGGGTTCGCGCGTAGCGGGCGCCGGCCGGGCCGGGCGCCGGGGTCCCTCCCCCACGTGTTCGCCGCCCTCACAACTCTCCCGTCGGCCGCTCGCGCCGTGGCCCCCTCGCGCTCAGCGCGGGCGGGCCACCGCGAGCCGGGCCCGGGGAAGGGACGAAAGCATCACCATGACCACACCGAAACATGGAATCGTTCTGGGCGGCGGCTGGGCCGGAATGCTGGCGGCCCACGTGCTGGCCCGCCACGCGGAGACCGTCACCGTCATCGAGCGCGACGTGCTGCCCGACGCGCCGCGGCACCGCAAGGGTTCGCCGCAGGGTCGCCACGTGCACGTGCTGTGGTCCAGCGGGGCGCGGCTCATCGACGGGCTGTTGCCCGGCATGGTCGAGCGGCTGTTGAAGGCGGGGGCCCGTAAGGTCAACTTCCACCAGGACCTGGTGACGTTGACCTCGCACGGCTGGCAGCACCGCTTCCCGCCCCGGCAGTACGCCCTCATGTGCACCAGGCCGTTCCTGGACTGGCACGTGCGCGACCAGATCCTGGCCGGTGGGCGGATCACGGTGCGCCAGCGCACGGAGATCCTCGACCTGGTCGGCGACGGGGCCCGGGTCCGTGGGGTGCGGGTGCGCGACATGGACAGCGGCGACACCGAGACGCTGGGCGCCGATCTGGTGGTGGACGCCTCGGGGCGCGGTTCGCGGCTGCGGCACTGGCTGTCGGCGTTGGACCTGCCGCCGGTCGAGGAGGACGTCGTGGACGCGGGCATCGCCTACTCCACCCGGATCTATCAGGCGCCGCCCGGGGCGACCGAGGGCTTCCCCGCCGTCAACGTGGCCGCCGACCACCGGGTGCGCGAGCCGGGCCGCTTCGGGGTGGTCTACCCGCAGGAGGACGGTACGTGGATGGTGACGCTGTCCTGCACGCGGGGCGCGGGGCTGCCGACGACCGAGGAGGAGTTCCTGCCGTACGCCAGGACCCTGCGGCACCCGCTGGTCGCGGACCTGATCAGCGGGGCCGAGCCGCTGACGCCGGTCGCCGTGTCCCGGGTGGGTGCCAACCGCAGGCTCTACCCGGAGCGCCTTGAGCGGTGGCCGGAGGGGCTGGTCGTCGTCGGTGACGCGCTGGCCGCGTTCAACCCGATCTACGGGCACGGCATGAGCGCCGCCGCCCGCGCCGCCAGCGCGCTGGACGAGCAGTTGGCGCTGGGCGTGGACGAGGTGGGGTCGGCGCGCCGCGTCCAGCGGGCGATCAGCGCGTCTGTCGACGATCCGTGGATCATGGCGGCGTCCAAGGACGTGGAGTACGTGGGTTGCCGGATGAACGCCAAGGACCCGCGCCTGACGGGCGGGGCCACGGCGCGCCAGCGGTTCTCCGATCTGATCGCCGACCGGGCGATCAGGTCGTCGGCGGTGTGCGACGTGGTCACCGACGTCATCAGCCTGACGGCGCCGCAGTCGGAGCTGGCCTCCAACCGCTTCCTGTCGCTCATGCACCAGGACCGGATGCTGCCGGAGTTGACGGCACCCCCCTTGACCCCGGACGAGCTGTCCCTGGTGAAGCTGAGCCCGAGCGGCCTGGCGGGCGTCAAGGGTGTCTCCCGCTAGTCGGCACCGCACCCGGCCCGGCCCACCACGACGGCTCAGGCACGACGGCTCAGGCGAGAAAGGCCCGCTCTTTCATGACGAACGAAGAAAAGCTCGTCGACTACCTCAAGTGGACTACGGCCGAGCTTCACCAGACGCGGCAGCAGTTGCAGGACCTCAAGGAGCAGCGGCCGGAGCCCATCGCCATCGTGGGGATGGGGTGCCGCTTCCCCGGGGGCGTGCGGACGCCGGAGCAGTTGTGGGACGTGGTCGCCGACGAGCGTGACGTCATCTCGGGTTTCCCCACCGACCGCGGCTGGGACCTGGAGAGTCTGTACCACCCCGATCCTGACCACCACGGCACCTCGTACGTGCGCTCGGGTGGGTTCGTCCACGACGCGGCGGACTTCGACGCGGCGTTCTTCGACATCAGCGACCGCGAGGCTCCGGCGATGGAGCCGCAGCAGCGGTTGCTGCTCGAAGTGGCCTGGGAGGCGGTGGAGAGCGCGGGCATCGCGCCACACACCCTGCGCGGCTCGGACACCAGCGTGTACGCGGGTGTGATGTACCACGACTACGCCTCGCGGCTGGACCGGATTCCCGAGGGCATGCTGGGTTACGTCGGCAACGGCAACGCGGCCAGCCTCGCCCCGGGCCGGGTGGCCTACACCCTGGGCCTGCAGGGCGCGGCCGTCGCGCTGGACACCGCGTGCTCCTCGTCGCTGGTGGCCATGCACCTGGCCGCCCGCGCGCTGCGCCAGGGTGAGTGCTCGCTCGCGTTGGCCGGCGGCGCGGCGATCAACTACACCGCCAGCGCCTTCCAGGTCGCCTCCAGCCAGCGGCAGTTGGCGCCCGACGCGCGCTGCAAGTCGTTCGCCGACGCGGCCGACGGCATGGTGTACGCCGAGGGGGTGGGCCTGGTCCTGTTGGAGCGTCTCTCGGACGCGCGGCGGGCCGGGCACCAGGTGCTCGGGGTCATCCGTGGCTCGGCGATCAACCAGGACGGCGCGAGCACCGGGATGGCCGCGCCGAACGGCCCGGCACAGCAGCAGTTGATCCGCGACGCGCTGGCGCAGGCCCGCCTCTCGCCCTCCGACGTGGACGCGGTGGAGGCGCACGGTACGGGCACCGCGTTCGGGGACTCCATCGAGTTGCAGGCGCTGCTGTCCACGTACGGCAAGGACCGGCCGGCGGACGATCCGCTGCTGCTCGGCTGCGTGAAGTCCAACATCGGGCACACCCAGGCGGCGGCCGGGGTCGCCAGTGTCATCAAGATGGTGGCGGCGATGCGCCACCGCAGCCTCCCGGCGTCGCTGCACGTGGACCGGCCCACCCGGTTGGTGAGCTGGCGGTCGGGCGCGGTGCGGCTGGTCACCGAGCGCACCCCGTGGCCG includes these proteins:
- a CDS encoding nuclear transport factor 2 family protein, producing the protein MADEATLKHLALEYARRMNAGDVEAVLELFSDDIVFEDPVGAPPLIGKEALRGHIAWSIECQVHEEPGRPVVSMDGRSVAVPTTVTVYAPTKLTFQIVGIIELGDDDLVRHARAYWGITDTKVGDGPELSGVAHFMAVTQNLAKMVQAKGSPSPT
- a CDS encoding FAD-dependent monooxygenase — translated: MTTPKHGIVLGGGWAGMLAAHVLARHAETVTVIERDVLPDAPRHRKGSPQGRHVHVLWSSGARLIDGLLPGMVERLLKAGARKVNFHQDLVTLTSHGWQHRFPPRQYALMCTRPFLDWHVRDQILAGGRITVRQRTEILDLVGDGARVRGVRVRDMDSGDTETLGADLVVDASGRGSRLRHWLSALDLPPVEEDVVDAGIAYSTRIYQAPPGATEGFPAVNVAADHRVREPGRFGVVYPQEDGTWMVTLSCTRGAGLPTTEEEFLPYARTLRHPLVADLISGAEPLTPVAVSRVGANRRLYPERLERWPEGLVVVGDALAAFNPIYGHGMSAAARAASALDEQLALGVDEVGSARRVQRAISASVDDPWIMAASKDVEYVGCRMNAKDPRLTGGATARQRFSDLIADRAIRSSAVCDVVTDVISLTAPQSELASNRFLSLMHQDRMLPELTAPPLTPDELSLVKLSPSGLAGVKGVSR